Below is a genomic region from Billgrantia tianxiuensis.
TCACCCCGGACTACGCCGAGGTCTCCAAGCTCACCGACGAGTGGCTGTCGGTCAAGCAGGGCACCGACGCCGCGCTGGGCATGGCCATGGGCCACGTGATCCTCAAGGAGTTCCACCTCGACAAGCCCAGCGCCTACTTCACCGAGTACGTGCGCAAGTACTCCGACATGCCCTTCCTGGTCGAGCTCGAGGCTCGCGAGGACGGTAGCTTCGTGCCCGGCAAGCAGCTGCGCGCCAGCGACTTCGAAGGCGCCATGGGCCAGGACAACAACCCCGAATGGAAGACCGTGGCCTGGGACGAGCTGTCCGACCGCCTCGTCGTGCCCAACGGTTCCATCGGCTTCCGCTGGGGCGAGAAGGAGGAGAACCAGGGCAAGTGGAACCTCGAGGAGCGCGATGCCAGCGGCGCCGAGATCAAGCCGCTGCTGACCCTGGCCGAGAACCACGACGACGTGGCCAAGGTGGCGTTCCCCTACTTCGGCGGCATCGCCCACGAGCACTTCGATCACGTGGCCGGCAACGAACTGCTGTTCCACAGCCTGCCCGCCAAGCGCCTGACCAAGGCCGACGGCGCTGACATTCTCGCCGTCACCGTGTTCGACCTGATGTGCGCCAACTACGGCATCGACCGCGGCTTCGGCAAAGAGGGCGAAGACGACGGCGCCACCTCCTACGACCAGATTCGCCCCTACACCCCGGCCTGGCAGGAGAAGATCACTGGCGTGCCCGCCGAGCAGGTCGCCCGTATCGCCCGTGAGTTCGCCGATAACGCCGACAAGACCCGGGGCCGCTCCATGGTCATCGTGGGTGCCGCGATGAACCACTGGTACCACATGGACATGAACTACCGCGGCCTGATCAACATGCTGGTCATGTGCGGCTGTATCGGCCAGAGCGGCGGCGGCTGGGCCCACTACGTGGGTCAGGAGAAGCTGCGCCCGCAGACCGGCTGGACCCCGCTGGCCTTCGGCCTCGACTGGCAGCGCCCGCCGCGCCACATGAACTCCACCTCGTTCTTCTACAACCACTCCTCCCAGTGGCGCTACGAGAAGCTCGAGGTCAAGGAGATCCTCTCGCCGCTGGCCGATGCCAGCCAGTACAGCGGCAGCCTGATCGACTTCAACGTGCGCTCCGAGCGCATGGGCTGGCTGCCCTCCGCGCCGCAGCTCGGCACCAACCCGCTGCGCCTGGCCAAGCCGGCCGCCGAAGCGGGCATGTCGACCAAGGACTATGCCGTACAGCAGCTCAAGAGCGGCGAGCTGGCGTTCGCCGCCGAGGATCCGGACAGCCCGCAGAATTTCCCGCGCAACCTGTTCGTGTGGCGTTCCAACCTGCTGGGCAGCTCGGGCAAGGGCCACGAGTACATGCTCAAGTACCTGCTGGGTACCCGTCACGGTATCCAGGGCAAGGACCTGGGCGAAATGGGCGGCCAGAAGCCGCAAGAGGTGAAGTGGCACGACGAGGCGCCGGAGGGCAAGCTCGACCTAGTGGTCACGCTCGACTTCCGCATGTCCTCCACCTGTCTCTACTCCGACGTGGTGCTGCCGACGGCCACCTGGTACGAGAAGAACGACCTCAACACCTCGGACATGCACCCGTTCATCCACCCGCTGACCGCGGCCACCGACCCGGCGTGGGAGTCGCGCAGCGACTGGGACATCTACAAGGGCATCGCCAAGGCCTTCTCCGAAGTGTGCGTGGGCCATCTGGGCGAGGAGACCGACCTGGTCACCCTGCCGCACCAGCACGACTCCCCGGCCGAGCTGGCCCAGCCCGAAGTGAAGGACTGGAAGAAGGGCGAGTGCGAGCCGATCCCCGGCAAGACCATGCCGGCGCTGATCGAGGTCAAGCGCAACTACCCCGAGACCTATGAGCGCTTCACCTCCGTGGGTCCGCTGCTCGAGACCATCGGCAACGGCGGCAAGGGCATCGCCTGGAACACCGAATCCGAGGTCGAGCTGCTCGGCAAGCTCAACTACCGCAAGAGCGAAGGTCCCGCCAAGGGCCGGCCGAAGATCGAGACCGCGATCGATGCCGCCGAGATGATCCTGACCCTGGCGCCGGAAACCAACGGCAACGTGGCGGTCAAGGCGTGGGATGCGCTGTCCAAGATCACCGGACGCGACCACACCCACCTGGCCACGCCCAAGCACGAGGAGAAGATCCGCTTCCGCGACATCGTGGCCCAGCCGCGCAAGATCATCTCGAGTCCGACCTGGTCCGGCCTGGAGGACGAGCACGTCTCCTACAACGCCGGCTATACCAACGTGCACGAGCTGATCCCGTGGCGTACCGTCAGCGGCCGCCAGCAGTTCTACCAGGATCACCCCTGGATGCGCGCCTTCGGCGAGAGCCTGCTGGTCTACCGCCCGCCGATCAACACCAAGACGGTGACGGGATTCCAGATGCCCGAGGATAACGGCAACCCGACCAAGGCGCTGAACTGGATCACCCCGCACCAGAAGTGGGGCATCCACTCCACCTACAGCGACAACCTGCTGATGCTGACCCTCAACCGTGGCGGTCCGGTGGTGTGGATGTCGGAGACCGACGCCCAGGAGATCGGCATCGAGGACAACGACTGGATCGAGCTGTTCAACGCCAACGGCGCGATCACCGCGCGAGCCATCGTCAGCCAGCGGGTCAAGGCCGGCATGGTGATGATGTACCACGCCCAGGAGCGCCAGGTGAACGTGCCGGGCTCCGAGGTCACCAAGACCCGCGGCGGCATGCACAACTCCGTGACCCGGGTGTGCCCGAAGCCGACCCACATGATCGGCGGCTACGCGCAGCTCTCTTACAGCTTCAACTACTACGGCACCGTTGGCTCCAACCGCGATGAATTCGTCCTCATCCGCAAGATGAAGAACGTCGACTGGCTGGATGGCGAAGGCAACGACAGCGTGCAGGAGACCGTGAAATGAAGATTCGTTCCCAGGTAGGCATGGTCCTCAACCTCGACAAGTGCATCGGCTGTCACACCTGCTCGGTCACCTGCAAGAACGTCTGGACCAGCCGTGAAGGCATGGAATATGCCTGGTTCAACAACGTCGAGACCAAGCCCGGTATCGGCTATCCCAAGGAGTGGGAGAACCAGGACAAGTGGAAGGGCGGCTGGATGCGTCGCCGCGACGGCAAGATCGAGCCGCGCATCGGCGGCAAGTGGCGGGTGCTGGCGAACATCTTCGCCAACCCCGACCTGCCCGAGATCGACGATTACTACGAGCCGTTCGACTTCGACTACCAGCACCTGCATACCGCCAAGCAGGGCGATCATCAGCCGGTGGCGCGTCCCCGTTCGCTGGTCTCCGGCGAGCGCATGAAGAAGATCGAATGGGGCCCGAACTGGGAGGAGATCCTCGGCACCGAGTTCGCCAAGCGCCGCCGCGACAAGAACTTCGAGCAGGTGCAGGCCGACATCTACGGCCAGTTCGAGAACACCTTCATGATGTACCTGCCGCGCCTGTGCGAGCACTGCCTCAACCCGGCGTGCGTGGCCTCGTGCCCGAGCGGCGCGATCTACAAGCGTGAGGAGGACGGCATCGTCCTGATCGACCAGGACAAGTGCCGCGGCTGGCGGATGTGCATCTCCGGCTGCCCGTACAAGAAGATCTACTACAACTGGAAGACCGGCAAGTCCGAGAAGTGCATCTTCTGCTACCCGCGCATCGAGGCGGGCATGCCGACCGTGTGCTCCGAGACCTGCGTGGGCCGTATCCGCTACCTCGGCGTGCTGCTCTACGATGCCGATCGCATCGAGGAAGTGGCCAGCTCGCCGGACGTACGCGACCTCTACCGCCGCCAGTGCGAGATCTTTCTCGACCCCCACGACCCCGAGGTGATCGAGCAGGCCAGGAAGGACGGCATTCCGGACAACGTGATCAAGGCCGCTCAGGAGAGCCCGGTCTACAAGATGGCCATGGACTGGGGGCTGGCGCTGCCGCTGCACCCCGAGTACCGCACCCTGCCGATGGTCTGGTACGTACCACCGCTCTCGCCGATCCAGTCGGCCTTCGAGGCCGGCGACCTTGAGAGAGACAAGTATGACGGCGTGCTGCCCAAGATCGAGTCGCTGCGCATCCCGGTGCGCTACCTGGCCAACATGCTCACCGCCGGTGAGGAAGAGCCCGTGGTGCTGGCGCTCAAGCGGCTGATGGCGATGCGCGTCTACATGCGTAACAAGCACGTCGAAGGCAAGGTCGATACCGCCGTGCTCGACGCCGTCGACCTCAGCGAGGCCCAGGTGGAGGAGATGTACCGCTACCTGGCCATCGCCAACTACGAGGATCGCTTCGTGATCCCCACCAGCCACCGCGAGATGGCCACCGAAGCGTTCCCCGAGCGCGGCGGGTGCGGCTTCAGCTTCGGCGACGGCTGCCACGGCGAGAGCAAGCCGAGCCTGTTCAACGGCCGCAAGCAGACCAGCGCGCTGGTCAAGCCGGCCACCGTGTTCGACCCGAAAACCGGCGCCAAGGAGACTCACCATGGCTGATGCAGCACTCCAGATGCCCCAAGAGGCGATGATTCAGCCGGAGTTCGGCATGCGCAGCCTGCGCGTGCTGGCCCGCCTGCTGGACTACCCCACCGAGGCGCTGCAGGGCGCGGTGGGCGAGCTGATCGAGGCGCTCGACGCCGAGCGCCGCCTGCCGGCGGTGCTGCGCGGCGACCTGATGAGCTGGTGCCAACGTATCTTTGATGCCGACCTGCTCGAGCTGCAGTCCGAGTACGTCGCATTGTTCGACAAGGGCCGCGCCCACTCGCTGCTGCTGTTCGAACACGTGCACGGCGAATCCCGCGACCGCGGCCAGGCCATGGTCGACCTGATCGACGAGTACAAGGCCGCCGGCTTCGAGCTCGACGCCCGCGAGTTGCCCGACTACCTGCCGCTGTTCCTGGAGTACCTCTCCACTCGCAGCGACGAGGAGATCGGCCGCTGGCTGGGCGAGATCCGTCACATCCTGGCGTTGCTCACCGCACGCCTGGAAGAGCGCGGCGCCGACCAGGCCCTGGTCACCCGCGCGCTGCTGGCGCTGATCGACGCCGAGGACGACATCGAGGCAAGCCGTCAGGCGGTGGCCAGCGAGAAGCGCGACGACACCCCCGAAGCGCTGGATGCGGTGTGGGAGGAGGAGGCGGTGCGCTTCTCCGCCAAGTCCGACGAGGACTGCGCGCTGCAGTCCGCCGAAGGCCGGCGCTTGGCCGAGCGCAAGCGGCAGGTGCAGGGCGAGGCGATTCGTATCCTCGACCCCGTCGATGCCGCCAAGAAACATTAACGGAGACCTGTCATGAGCTCATTCATGAACTACCTCGATTCCCTGCTGTTCGGGCTCTACCCCTACCTCGCCGGCAGCGTCTTCCTGATCGGCAGCCTGATGCGCTACGACCATGGCCAGTACACCTGGAAGACCGGCTCGAGCCAGATGCTGTCGTCGAAGAACATGCGCCTGGCCAGCAACCTGTTCCATATCGGCATCATCACTATCTTCTTCGGCCACCTGGTCGGCCTGCTGACGCCGCACTGGCTCTACGGCCCCTTCATCAGTGCCGGCACCAAGCAGGTACTGGCCGTGGTGGTTGGCGGCATCGCCGGCGTGATGTGCCTGGTGGGCGGCGCCATGCTGTTCTATCGCCGCCTGACCAACCCGCGGGTGCGCGCCTCCTCCAGCACCATGGACACCGTGATCATCGGCCTGCTGGTGCTTCAGGTGGCGCTCGGCCTGCTCACCATCCTGCCCACCCTGGGCCACCTGGACGGTAGCAAGATGCTGCAGTTCTCCGGCTGGGCGCAGTCGATCGTCTACTTCCAGGGCGGGGCTGCTGCTCACCTGGAAGGCGTGAGCTGGATCTACAAGCTGCACATCCTGGTCGGCCTGACGATCGTGCTGGTGTTCCCCTTCACCCGTCTGGTTCACGTGTGGAGCGCGCCGATGGGCTATGTGACCAGGCGTTACCAAATCGTCCGCCGCCGGGCTTGAGGTAAAAGCTGGCTGCGCTCGGCCAGACGTTGTTGGAGATCGACTTAAAATGCTCATTTACAAACACGTAAACTCCGCTTTTTCGTCGATCTCCGCCTAGTCTGGCCATCGCTCGCTCAGCTTCGCATGCCTCGGAGCAACAAAGTTTTGGGACGCCGGAGGCAGGGCTGGGGGCGCCGGGGCAGGCCGAAGAGGAGGTCTTTTGCCATGGATGGCAAAAGTAGCGCCCAGGGATGGGTTCACAGCGCCTCCTCGCCGGCCTGCCGCCGGAACAGCCCCCGCTCACTAAGCCGGCCGAGTCATGAAGTTTGAGGATTAGCACCATGCAAATGATCGAGATCGCACAGCTGCCGGGTCGCTACGCTCCGCCGCCCGTCAAGGTCGGCGGCAAGGCGATCGACGAAGAGAGCATCGCCCGCGAGATGCAGTACCACCCGGCGGCGACCGCTTCCGAGGCGCAGCTCTCGGCCGCCCGCGCCCTGGTGGTTCGCGAGCTGCTGCGCCAGCGCGCCGTCGAACTCGGTCTGCTGAGCGCGGACTCCCGTGACGAAGGCGTGCACGATGCCGCCATCGCCGCCCTGCTGGAACGGGAGCTGGACGTCCCGGAGCCCGAGGAGGAGGCCTGCCGCCGCTTCTTCGACGCCGACCCCGAGCGCTTCAGCACACCGACCCGGCTCAAAGTGCGCCATATCCTGCTGGCTGCCGCCCCCGACGACGCCGAGACGCGCGACGCCCAGTACCGCCTGGGCGAAACGCTGCTCGAGGAACTCCGGGCGATCCCCGAGCGTTTCACCGAGTTCGCCATGCGCCACTCCGCCTGTCCGTCGAAGAGCGAGGGCGGCGAGCTGGGCTGGTTGGCCCAGGGGCAGACCGTGGCCGAGCTCGACCGCGCCCTGCAGCACCTGCCCCAAGGGCTGCATGACCGTCCGCTGGCCTCGCGCTACGGCTGGCACCTGGTCAGCATCGACGAGCGCCAAGGCGGCCAGCGCCTGCCCTTCGAGCAGGTCGCCGAGCGCGTTCGCCACACCCTGCGCGAGCAGGCCACGCGCCGCGCCCTGCGCCACTACCTGCTGGCGCTGGAAGAAGAGATCGGCGTGGAAGGGGTGGAGCTCGACGACAACGCCGCCGGCAGCCTGATGCAATAGGAGGAGTCCATGTCCCACGTTCACGCCAACGCCCGCTTCGTGCCGCTCGGCATCAGTGTGCTGACCGTCTCCGATACCCGCGGCTTCGACCGCGACGGCAGCGGCGACCTGCTCAGCGAGCGCCTCTCCGAGGCCGGCCACGCGCTGGTCGAGCGACGCATCGTGCCCGACGACATCTACCGCATCCGTGCGGTGGTCTCGAAGTGGGTGGTGCGCGACGACATCCAGGTGATCCTGGTCAACGGCGGTACCGGCTTCACTCTGCGCGATACCACGCCCGAGGCGCTCGCCCCGCTGTTCGATCGCGCCATCGACGGCTACGGCGAGCTGTTCCGCCAGCTCTCCTTCGACAGCATCGGCACCTCCACCGTGCAGTCGCGGGCGGTGGGCGGGGTGGCCAACCGTACCCTGATCTTCGCCATGCCGGGCTCGCCCAAGGCCTGTGCCACCGCCTGGGATGGTATCCTCGAGAGCCAGCTTGACGCACGCACCCGGCCGTGCAACTTCGTCGCCATGGTCATGCCCGAGCAGCAGGCCTGCGTTTCGCGCGAAGCGCAGGCAATGTGTGACCAGGGTCAAGGAGTGAGTGCATGAGCTGTGGCACCCTGGCCAAGGGCCTGCTCGACCTGGAGGTGGCCCGGGCGCGCCTGATCGCCGCTGCCGAGCCGGTCCAGGGCGAGGAGCTCGTGGCACTCGAGCAGGCGGCCGGCCGGGTGCTAGCCCGCGACCTGCGCGCGCGGCTCGACATGCCCGGCATCGATAACAGCGCGATGGACGGCTATGCCCTGCGCGCCGCAGAACTGAGCGATGCCGGCCTGCCGGTGGTGCTGCGGGTACCGGCCGGGGCCGGCGTGGAAACACTGCCCGAGGGCGGCTGCGCACGCATCTTCACCGGCGCACCGGTGCCCGAAGGCGCCGACTGCGTGGTGCCCCAGGAGCGGGTTCGCCTGGACGAAGCGGGGCGGGTGCACGTCGTCGGCGAAGCCAAGCTCGGTGCCAACATCCGCCGGCGCGGCGAGGAGTACCGTGAGGGCGACCCCCTGCTGGCGGCGGGCTGCACGCTCAACGCGGCGGCGTTGGCGCTGCTGGCGAGCCAGGGCATCGCCGAGGTGCCGGTACTGCCGCGGTTCAGGGTGGCGCTGATCTCCACCGGCGACGAGCTGATCGAGCCGGGCGAGCCGTTCGCCCCCGGGCGGGTGTACGACAGCAATCGGGTCATGCTCAAGGCGCTACTGGAGCAGGCCGACTGTGTCGTGCTCGACCTGGGCGTGATCGCCGATGACCCGCGGCGCTGCGGAAGGCGTTCGTCGCCGCCCGCGACGGCGCCGACCTGGTGGTCTGCACCGGCGGTGTCTCGGTCGGCGAGGAGGACCACGTCAGGCCAGTGCTGGAGGAGCTCGGCGGGCTCTGGTTCCATGGCGTGGCGATCAAGCCGGGCAAGCCGTTCGCCTTCGGCTACCTCGACAACGGCTCGCCCGAAGGCGTGCCGCTGATCGGGCTGCCGGGCAATCCCGTGGCCTCGCTGGTGGGCTGGCATCTGCTGGCTCGGCCCTTCGTTCAGGGGTGCCAGGGGCGCACCGTCGAGGCGCTGCAGCAGTACCGCGTCCGTGCCGGCTTCTCGCGGCGGGGCAGTCCGGGACGGCGCGAGCTGCTGCGGGTCACGCTCGACTGGCAGGGCGAGGGCCCGCTGGCATTGCTGGCGGGCGGGCAGGGCTCCCACATGCTGCATGCCGCCAGCCAGGCGCACGGTTATCTGATGATGGCCGCCGATACCGACGTGGAGGAAGGTCATGAATACCCCTATCTACCCGCCGGACAGTTCGTCGACTGACCTGCTGTTCAAGCCCAAGCAGCTGCGCGAGCTGGTGCAGGGCGTGCCGTGGCTGGGTGAACTGGAAGAGGATGAAGTCACCGCGCTGCTCGAGGACACCGAGCTCAAGACGCTCAAGACCCGCGAATGGCTGTTCCGTCAGGATGCGCCGGCGCATTGGCTCTACATCGTCATCAATGGCGCGGTGCGGCTGGCGCGCAGCGCGGGTGACGGTCGCCTGGCCACCATCCGCAGCGTCGAGCGCGGCGGCACCCTGGGTGAGCTGAGCATGGTCTCCAGCGCCGGCGTCTATCTCTACTCCGCCGAAGCGCTGCGGCGTACTCATGTGCTGGCGATTCCCGCCCAGCGCTGTCGCGAGATCATGGATCGCCAGCCGGCCTGTCGCGCCGAGTTCATGAGCCGGCTGGCGCTGGAACTCACCGAACGTCTCGAGGACCTGGCGCTGCTGACCCAGGCCGACGCCATGTCGCGGCTGGTCAGCTACATCCTGCGCCAGTTGCCGCCGGGGCGCAGCAAGAGCCCGCGGGTGGTGCGGCTGTCGATCCCCAAGCGCTGGCTGGCCGCCCAGTTGGCCATGACGCCGGAGACCTTGTCGCGGCTCTTGGCCAAACTGCGCGACGGCGGCGTGATCGGCATCGACCGCCAGCGCCTGACGGTACTCGACGAGCAGAAGCTGCGCGACGCCATGCTGGCCGACGACTGAGGTCGTCGGCGCGGGGCCGCGCGTTGCAATGAAGGGAGGGTTCATGTCCCGAACCGCGAACAAACCTCGCACCCTGGTCTACTCCTGCTCCGGCTGCTCCGATGTGGCGCAGTTGGCCAACGACGTGGCCGTGCGGCTCGACCACACCGGCGTGGCCGAGATGTCGTGCATCTCCGGTGTCGGCGGCGGCGTTCCGGGCCTGGTGCGCATTGCCCGCTCCGGGCGGCCCATCGTTGCCATCGACGGCTGCCAAATGCACTGCGTCACCCACTGTCTGGCCCGGGCCGGAGTGAGCGCCACCGAACACGTCAAGCTCTACGAGCAGGGCTTTCGCAAGCGGCGTGGCCAGCGCTACGACGACGAAACCGTCAACGAGGTGGCCGAACAGGTCGGTGAGCTGATCGCCCGTCTACCAATGAACGCCGTGGCCCACGCGGAGAAGACCCCATGAGCCTGACCGACGGCTTCGGCCGCACCGTGCGCTACGTCCGCCTGTCGGTCACCGACCGCTGCGACTTTCGCTGCGTCTACTGCATGGCCGAGGAGATGACCTTCCTGCCCCGGGCCAGGCTGCTGACCCTGGAGGAGATTGCCACCCTGTCGCGGGCCTTCGTCGAGCTGGGCGTGGAGAAGATCCGCCTCACCGGCGGCGAGCCCCTGGTGCGCCGCGGCATCGCGGAGCTGGTGGCCGAACTCGGCGCGCTGCCGGGGCTGCGCGACTTCGGCATGACCACCAACGGCGCCGGGCTCGTCAAGCACGCCCGCGCCCTCTACCGGGGCGGCCTCAAGCGGCTCAACGTCAGCCTCGACTCGCTCGACCCCGAGCGCTTCCGCGCCCTGACCCGCACCGGCGACCTGGCGCGAGTCATCGACGGCATCCGCGCCGCTCGCGAAGCCGGTTTCGGGCGCATCAAGCTCAACGCGGTGATCCTCAAGGGGCGCAACGACGACGAAGTGCTCGACCTGGTGGAATTCGCGCGAGCGGAGCAGGTGGACATCAGCTTCATCGAGGAGATGCCGCTGGGCCAGAACATGAGCCACGACCGCGGCGAGACCTTCTGCGGAAGCGATACGGTGCGTGCCGCCATCGAGGCGCGCCACGCGCTGCTGCCCACCACCGAAACCTCCCTGGGGCCGTCGCGCTATTTTCGGATGATTGACTCGGACATCCGGGTCGGCTTTATCTCGCCCCACAGCCACAACTTCTGTGCCGCCTGCAACCGCGTGCGCGTCACCGCCGAGGGCCGCCTGCTGCTGTGCCTGGGCAACGAGCACTCCGTCGACCTGCGAGCGGTGATGCGTCGCCACCCCGGCGACCTCGAGCGGCTCAAGGCCGCCATCGTCGCTGCCATGCAGAAGAAACCCGAACGCCACCACTTCACCACCGATGGCGACGTGCAGGTGGTGCGCTTCATGAACATGACCGGGGCTGACCCCAGCTCCGCTCTCCCTCGTCTCTCGCTGACGCGGCGGCCGCCAGGCTGCTGCGCCTGCCTGTCTGCCCGTCTGCCCGCCTGCCCTGCTTGCGCTCACGCCTGAATCCGGCATGGCGCGGCCCCCTCTGCGTGGCATTGCCGATGCCAATGCCCCTATTTGCACTAGTCATTGGTGTTGCCGATCGGCGCTGGCCATAGTCTTTCCAGACGGCTGGAGAACGCGGAAATGAAACATTGGCGACTGGTGCTGAGAGTGGCTTCCGACTCGAAGGTGTTACATGACGCCGGTGAATTGAGGCGCAATGTCACCGCCTTCCTGCGCGTGGAAAAAACCTACGAAGTGGCCTGCCTCGGCATCGACATGTTCGGCATCGACTTCCTGGCGGAAGACGAAGAGTTCAATCACATCATGAGTCTGGTGAAGATACTGGAATCCAGATACCGACTTTCCATCATGCAGTTCAGCGAGCTCGATGCAGCCAATGAGCCTGGTGTGACAGTAAAGGTCGGTTCTAAACCTGCGACATGTGTCGCGTGAAGAGACGAAGGAGACAACAACATGAAGCTTCCATCGCTGATCGAA
It encodes:
- a CDS encoding peptidylprolyl isomerase gives rise to the protein MQMIEIAQLPGRYAPPPVKVGGKAIDEESIAREMQYHPAATASEAQLSAARALVVRELLRQRAVELGLLSADSRDEGVHDAAIAALLERELDVPEPEEEACRRFFDADPERFSTPTRLKVRHILLAAAPDDAETRDAQYRLGETLLEELRAIPERFTEFAMRHSACPSKSEGGELGWLAQGQTVAELDRALQHLPQGLHDRPLASRYGWHLVSIDERQGGQRLPFEQVAERVRHTLREQATRRALRHYLLALEEEIGVEGVELDDNAAGSLMQ
- the moaB gene encoding molybdenum cofactor biosynthesis protein B, with amino-acid sequence MSHVHANARFVPLGISVLTVSDTRGFDRDGSGDLLSERLSEAGHALVERRIVPDDIYRIRAVVSKWVVRDDIQVILVNGGTGFTLRDTTPEALAPLFDRAIDGYGELFRQLSFDSIGTSTVQSRAVGGVANRTLIFAMPGSPKACATAWDGILESQLDARTRPCNFVAMVMPEQQACVSREAQAMCDQGQGVSA
- the narI gene encoding respiratory nitrate reductase subunit gamma, which translates into the protein MNYLDSLLFGLYPYLAGSVFLIGSLMRYDHGQYTWKTGSSQMLSSKNMRLASNLFHIGIITIFFGHLVGLLTPHWLYGPFISAGTKQVLAVVVGGIAGVMCLVGGAMLFYRRLTNPRVRASSSTMDTVIIGLLVLQVALGLLTILPTLGHLDGSKMLQFSGWAQSIVYFQGGAAAHLEGVSWIYKLHILVGLTIVLVFPFTRLVHVWSAPMGYVTRRYQIVRRRA
- a CDS encoding Crp/Fnr family transcriptional regulator, producing the protein MNTPIYPPDSSSTDLLFKPKQLRELVQGVPWLGELEEDEVTALLEDTELKTLKTREWLFRQDAPAHWLYIVINGAVRLARSAGDGRLATIRSVERGGTLGELSMVSSAGVYLYSAEALRRTHVLAIPAQRCREIMDRQPACRAEFMSRLALELTERLEDLALLTQADAMSRLVSYILRQLPPGRSKSPRVVRLSIPKRWLAAQLAMTPETLSRLLAKLRDGGVIGIDRQRLTVLDEQKLRDAMLADD
- the narJ gene encoding nitrate reductase molybdenum cofactor assembly chaperone — translated: MADAALQMPQEAMIQPEFGMRSLRVLARLLDYPTEALQGAVGELIEALDAERRLPAVLRGDLMSWCQRIFDADLLELQSEYVALFDKGRAHSLLLFEHVHGESRDRGQAMVDLIDEYKAAGFELDARELPDYLPLFLEYLSTRSDEEIGRWLGEIRHILALLTARLEERGADQALVTRALLALIDAEDDIEASRQAVASEKRDDTPEALDAVWEEEAVRFSAKSDEDCALQSAEGRRLAERKRQVQGEAIRILDPVDAAKKH
- a CDS encoding nitrate reductase subunit alpha: MSHFLDRLNFFRKAREPFANDHGETREESRGWEDGYRQRWQHDKIVRSTHGVNCTGSCSWKIYVKNGLVTWETQQTDYPRTRPDLPNHEPRGCPRGASYSWYMYSANRLKYPLIRKPLLKLWREAKQQHGDPVDAWASIVSDPAKTKQYKRARGMGGFVRANWDELNELIAASNVYTAKQYGPDRIIGFSPIPAMSMVSYAAGSRYLSLIGGVCMSFYDWYCDLPPASPQTWGEQTDVPESADWYNSGYIIAWGSNVPQTRTPDAHFFTEVRYKGTKTVSITPDYAEVSKLTDEWLSVKQGTDAALGMAMGHVILKEFHLDKPSAYFTEYVRKYSDMPFLVELEAREDGSFVPGKQLRASDFEGAMGQDNNPEWKTVAWDELSDRLVVPNGSIGFRWGEKEENQGKWNLEERDASGAEIKPLLTLAENHDDVAKVAFPYFGGIAHEHFDHVAGNELLFHSLPAKRLTKADGADILAVTVFDLMCANYGIDRGFGKEGEDDGATSYDQIRPYTPAWQEKITGVPAEQVARIAREFADNADKTRGRSMVIVGAAMNHWYHMDMNYRGLINMLVMCGCIGQSGGGWAHYVGQEKLRPQTGWTPLAFGLDWQRPPRHMNSTSFFYNHSSQWRYEKLEVKEILSPLADASQYSGSLIDFNVRSERMGWLPSAPQLGTNPLRLAKPAAEAGMSTKDYAVQQLKSGELAFAAEDPDSPQNFPRNLFVWRSNLLGSSGKGHEYMLKYLLGTRHGIQGKDLGEMGGQKPQEVKWHDEAPEGKLDLVVTLDFRMSSTCLYSDVVLPTATWYEKNDLNTSDMHPFIHPLTAATDPAWESRSDWDIYKGIAKAFSEVCVGHLGEETDLVTLPHQHDSPAELAQPEVKDWKKGECEPIPGKTMPALIEVKRNYPETYERFTSVGPLLETIGNGGKGIAWNTESEVELLGKLNYRKSEGPAKGRPKIETAIDAAEMILTLAPETNGNVAVKAWDALSKITGRDHTHLATPKHEEKIRFRDIVAQPRKIISSPTWSGLEDEHVSYNAGYTNVHELIPWRTVSGRQQFYQDHPWMRAFGESLLVYRPPINTKTVTGFQMPEDNGNPTKALNWITPHQKWGIHSTYSDNLLMLTLNRGGPVVWMSETDAQEIGIEDNDWIELFNANGAITARAIVSQRVKAGMVMMYHAQERQVNVPGSEVTKTRGGMHNSVTRVCPKPTHMIGGYAQLSYSFNYYGTVGSNRDEFVLIRKMKNVDWLDGEGNDSVQETVK
- the narH gene encoding nitrate reductase subunit beta translates to MKIRSQVGMVLNLDKCIGCHTCSVTCKNVWTSREGMEYAWFNNVETKPGIGYPKEWENQDKWKGGWMRRRDGKIEPRIGGKWRVLANIFANPDLPEIDDYYEPFDFDYQHLHTAKQGDHQPVARPRSLVSGERMKKIEWGPNWEEILGTEFAKRRRDKNFEQVQADIYGQFENTFMMYLPRLCEHCLNPACVASCPSGAIYKREEDGIVLIDQDKCRGWRMCISGCPYKKIYYNWKTGKSEKCIFCYPRIEAGMPTVCSETCVGRIRYLGVLLYDADRIEEVASSPDVRDLYRRQCEIFLDPHDPEVIEQARKDGIPDNVIKAAQESPVYKMAMDWGLALPLHPEYRTLPMVWYVPPLSPIQSAFEAGDLERDKYDGVLPKIESLRIPVRYLANMLTAGEEEPVVLALKRLMAMRVYMRNKHVEGKVDTAVLDAVDLSEAQVEEMYRYLAIANYEDRFVIPTSHREMATEAFPERGGCGFSFGDGCHGESKPSLFNGRKQTSALVKPATVFDPKTGAKETHHG
- the moaA gene encoding GTP 3',8-cyclase MoaA, whose protein sequence is MSLTDGFGRTVRYVRLSVTDRCDFRCVYCMAEEMTFLPRARLLTLEEIATLSRAFVELGVEKIRLTGGEPLVRRGIAELVAELGALPGLRDFGMTTNGAGLVKHARALYRGGLKRLNVSLDSLDPERFRALTRTGDLARVIDGIRAAREAGFGRIKLNAVILKGRNDDEVLDLVEFARAEQVDISFIEEMPLGQNMSHDRGETFCGSDTVRAAIEARHALLPTTETSLGPSRYFRMIDSDIRVGFISPHSHNFCAACNRVRVTAEGRLLLCLGNEHSVDLRAVMRRHPGDLERLKAAIVAAMQKKPERHHFTTDGDVQVVRFMNMTGADPSSALPRLSLTRRPPGCCACLSARLPACPACAHA
- a CDS encoding putative zinc-binding protein; translated protein: MSRTANKPRTLVYSCSGCSDVAQLANDVAVRLDHTGVAEMSCISGVGGGVPGLVRIARSGRPIVAIDGCQMHCVTHCLARAGVSATEHVKLYEQGFRKRRGQRYDDETVNEVAEQVGELIARLPMNAVAHAEKTP